One region of Candidatus Cetobacterium colombiensis genomic DNA includes:
- a CDS encoding LytR family transcriptional regulator → MRREKGIKRKNKRTGKALGGLLLAIIVIAVLGIFLTYNLNKSNKTLEKWDRYAIIGKNNIIVVYEDKLAVKIPFDVQVDKETTIEKLVDSKNYKMVIDSINNFLPEKIQNYKVIKYSEISLNVKNARNIPEMVIDDKKYILTSGTQSLFADLYGGELKGSSNLVVDILNANGIGGYARKTGENLKNKLSLTYTAANYEKNTNFSLIKINEISKENVENILLNVNEKYFKIKEDSDIPTLASVVLILGREKDIDFKLEIKGTSAEAKAALKELESSGYKNVSLKEESKKLEKSVIEYNSEDYYTALKIGKKLNITNMLENNSLNNKINILID, encoded by the coding sequence ATGAGAAGGGAAAAAGGGATTAAAAGAAAAAATAAAAGAACAGGAAAAGCGTTAGGTGGATTATTATTAGCAATAATAGTAATTGCTGTACTAGGAATATTTTTAACATATAATTTAAATAAAAGTAATAAAACTTTAGAAAAATGGGATAGATACGCAATAATTGGAAAAAATAATATTATTGTAGTGTATGAAGATAAACTGGCAGTAAAAATACCTTTTGATGTTCAAGTAGATAAAGAAACAACTATAGAAAAACTAGTTGATTCAAAAAATTATAAGATGGTTATAGATTCTATAAACAATTTTTTACCTGAAAAAATTCAAAATTATAAAGTAATTAAATATAGTGAAATATCTCTTAATGTAAAAAATGCAAGAAATATTCCAGAGATGGTTATAGATGATAAAAAATATATATTAACATCTGGAACGCAATCTTTATTTGCAGATTTATATGGTGGAGAATTAAAAGGATCAAGCAATTTAGTTGTTGATATTTTAAATGCTAATGGTATTGGTGGATATGCTAGAAAAACTGGAGAAAATTTAAAAAATAAACTATCGTTAACTTATACAGCAGCAAATTATGAAAAAAATACAAATTTTAGTTTAATTAAAATTAACGAAATAAGTAAAGAAAATGTTGAAAATATTTTATTAAATGTTAATGAAAAGTATTTTAAAATAAAAGAAGATAGCGATATTCCAACTTTAGCTAGTGTAGTATTGATTTTAGGTAGAGAAAAAGATATTGATTTTAAACTTGAAATAAAAGGAACTTCAGCAGAAGCAAAGGCTGCTTTAAAAGAGTTAGAAAGTTCAGGATATAAAAATGTAAGTTTAAAAGAGGAATCTAAAAAATTAGAAAAGTCAGTTATAGAATATAATAGTGAAGATTATTATACAGCACTGAAAATTGGAAAAAAATTAAACATAACTAATATGTTAGAAAACAATAGTTTAAATAACAAGATAAATATTTTAATAGACTAA